A genomic region of Ictidomys tridecemlineatus isolate mIctTri1 chromosome 10, mIctTri1.hap1, whole genome shotgun sequence contains the following coding sequences:
- the Sstr5 gene encoding somatostatin receptor type 5, with protein sequence MEPLARDGFGQHVALAPTMEPLFPASMQDWNVSVTPGGGHNGTQGGVASSVGARAVLVPILYLLVCVVGLGGNTLVIYVVLRHAKMKTVTNVYILNLAVADVLLMLGLPFLATQNAVSYWPFGSFLCRLVMTLDGINQFTSIFCLTVMSVDRYLAVVHPLRSARWRRPRVAKLASAAVWAFSLLMSLPLLVFADVQEGWGTCNLSWPEPVGLWGAAFITYTSVLGFFGPLLVICLCYLLIVVKVKASGVRVGSSRRRRSERKVTRMVVVVVLVFVGCWLPFFIVNIVNLAFTLPEEPTSAGLYFFVVVLSYANSCANPLLYGFLSDNFRQSFRKVLCLRGGYGAEDADTVEPQPDKSGRPQEVALPVRSCEANGRMQTSRL encoded by the coding sequence AGACGGCTTCGGCCAGCACGTGGCCTTGGCCCCCACCATGGAGCCCCTGTTCCCAGCCTCTATGCAGGACTGGAATGTGTCGGTCACCCCTGGAGGTGGCCACAACGGGACACAGGGGGGAGTAGCATCCTCGGTGGGTGCCCGGGCAGTGCTTGTGCCCATCCTGTATCTGCTGGTGTGTGTGGTAGGGCTGGGTGGCAACACACTGGTCATCTATGTGGTACTGCGCCACGCCAAGATGAAGACGGTCACCAACGTGTACATCCTCAACCTCGCCGTGGCCGACGTGCTGCTCATGCTGGGGCTGCCCTTCCTGGCCACACAGAACGCAGTCTCCTACTGGCCATTCGGCTCTTTCCTGTGCCGCCTGGTCATGACGCTGGACGGCATCAACCAGTTCACCAGCATCTTCTGCCTGACCGTCATGAGTGTGGACCGCTACCTGGCCGTGGTCCATCCACTGCGCTCTGCCCGGTGGCGCCGCCCGCGGGTGGCCAAACTGGCCAGCGCAGCCGTCTGGGCCTTCTCTCTGCTCATGTCGCTGCCGCTGCTGGTCTTCGCTGACGTCCAGGAGGGATGGGGCACCTGCAACCTCAGCTGGCCGGAGCCAGTGGGACTGTGGGGTGCCGCCTTCATCACCTACACGTCTGTGCTGGGCTTCTTCGGGCCGCTGCTGGTCATCTGCCTCTGCTACCTGCTGATTGTGGTGAAGGTGAAGGCGTCGGGTGTGCGTGTGGGCTCTTCGCGGCGACGGCGGTCGGAGCGCAAGGTGACAcgcatggtggtggtggtggtgctggtgttCGTGGGCTGCTGGCTGCCTTTCTTCATAGTCAACATCGTCAACCTGGCCTTCACGCTGCCCGAGGAGCCCACCTCCGCCGGCCTCTACTTCTTCGTGGTGGTCCTGTCCTATGCCAACAGCTGCGCCAACCCCCTGCTCTACGGCTTCCTCTCTGACAACTTCCGCCAGAGCTTCCGGAAGGTTCTGTGCCTCCGTGGGGGCTATGGTGCAGAGGATGCAGACACCGTGGAGCCACAGCCGGACAAGAGTGGACGGCCGCAGGAGGTGGCGCTGCCTGTGCGCAGCTGTGAGGCCAATGGACGCATGCAGACCAGCCGGCTATGA